The genomic DNA CGATGCTCGTGCGCCCGGCGGTGCTCAGCGGAGACCTCAAGGGCTTTCCCTTGCCCGCCCTGCTGGTGTCGCTCTACCGGTTGCGCCGCGATGGCGTGTTGGTGGTGGCCCATCGGGATCTGACGCGCCGGGTCTTCTTCGCCCAGGGAAGCGCGGTGAACTACGACTCGAGCGCGCGCCAGGACGCGCTGCCCAACTACCTCTTGCAGCGCCAGGTGCTGACCGAGGCACAGGCCGAGCGGGTGGTGCAGGCGCTCGGCACGGGGCTGCGCATCGGCGCGGCGCTGAACGAGGCGGGCGTGGAGGCCGCGGGAGAGGAACTGCTCCACCTGCTGCGCGACTACACGATGGATCGGCTCGCCCAGGTCATCGGCATGCGGGAGGGCCGTTATGCCTTCTACCCCGGTGACGAGTTCCAGAGCGAGGTGGCCACGGTGGAAACGCCAGCGCTCGCGCCCATCCTCGATGGGGCACGCCGGGCCATGCCGCTCAAGACGCTCGCGGCTCCGCTGCGCACGCACCAGGGCGAGTTTCCGGTGCGCACGTCCGACTTTGGCAAGGACCTGGGCGCGCTGGGGCTGAACACGGAGGATTTGAAGATCGCCATGCAGATCAACGGGCGCATCGCGCTGCGGGATCTGCTCGCGCACGGACGAGGGGATCTGCGGCGCGGCTACTCGCTCATGTGGTTCTTGCGCCTGGTGGGGGATTTGGGCTTCTCGCAGACCCCCGTGGCCCAGGGGCCCGGCGAGGTGGCGGTGGTGCCGGACATCATCGCTCCGCGCAAGCGCAAGGCACTGCCCGCGGAGACGGCCGCGAGCCTGCGTGAGGAGTCGGTGCGCATCATCACGGGCAGCTACTTCCGCTGCCTGGGCCTGGACATCACCGCCGAGGCCGAGGCGGTGGAGCGCGCCTACCAGGAACTGGCCACGCGCTTCCACCCGGACAGCTACGCCGAGTTCGATACCTCGGAGATGAAGGATCTGCTCGACTCGGTGCAGGAGAAGCTGTCGGCGGCGTACCGGGTGCTGGCGGTGGAGGAGAAGCGCAAGGCGTACCTGCAATACCTCGTGTCCCGCGTGGACGTGGGGCGCGCCACCACGGTGAACGTGGACGCGGAGTTGATGCTGCGGCGCGGAGAGGCGGCGCTCAAGCGCAAGCAATACCGCTCGGCCATCATCCACTTCGAGGAGGCGGTGACGCTCAACCCCCAGGAGCCCGAGTACTACTCGTACCTGGCGTGGGTCACCTTCCTCGCGGGCGTGGGGCCCCAGGAGGATCGGGCCCGGGCGGCGCAGAAGGTGTTGCGCAAGGCGCTCGCGCTCAACCCCTACCTGGAGCGGGCGCTCATCATCTCGGCCATCATCGACAGCGAGATGAGTGACGAGTCCAGCGCGCGCAAGAAGCTGCTCAAGGTGCTCGAACTCAACCCTCATTCCCAGCTCGCCAAGGCCGCGCTGCGCAAAGTGGGCCGGTGATGTTCCAGGTGCTGAGACGGTTGCTCGGGTATGCCCGGCCGCACGTGGGCGTGCTGGTGGCGGCCTTCCTGTGCATGGCGCTGTTGGGTCTGGGGACGGGGGCGTACGCCTACCTGATGGGGCCCGCGCTGCGCTTTCTCCTGTCCGGAGGCGAGAACGGCTTCGGGGGCGCGCAGCCCGTGCCCTGGTTGTCGAGCGTGTCGCGCGAGACCGCTCTCTGGGGCTTCCCCGTGGTGATGTTGATCGTCGGGGCGATCAAGGGCGTGGGCTATCTGGGCCAGTTCTACTTCATGGGCCTCTTCGCCCAGAAGACGGTGGCGGACCTGCGCCGTGCGCTCTTCATTCGCCTCACGTCGTTGTCGCCCGCCCAGCTCGGGCGCGAGCGGACGGGAGACCTGCTCAGCCGATTCACCTCGGACGTGCAGGCGGTGGAGGCGGCGGCCATGTACACCGTGGGCTCCTACCTGCGCGACTCGCTGCAGATCGTGGTGCTCGCCGGGGTGGCGTTGTCCCTCAGTCCACTCCTGGGCGGCCTCATGTTGTGCGTGCTGCCCCTGGCGGCCCTGCCGGCCTCGCGGCTCACGCGCAAGGCACTCAAGGGCACGCGCGAGGGTCAGGTGCAGCTCGGTCACATCGCCGGGCAGTTGCAGGAAGGCCTCGGAGGCATGCGCACCATCCAGGCCTTCAACGGACAGGCGGCGGAGCTGGAGCGCTTCTCCTCGCACGCGCGCGAGCACGAGGAGGCGTTGGTCCGGGCCGCGTGGGCGCGAGGGGGCGTTCCCGGGGTGATGGAGGTGCTGGCGGCGGCGGCGCTCGCGGGCGCGTTGGCCTACGCGGCGGCCACGCATGCGATGGAGCCCGAGTCCCTGCTGTCCTTCCTCACCGCGGTGGTGCTCGTGTACCAGCCCGTGAAGGACCTGGGCCGGGTGACGCAGTTCGCGATGCAGGCGGGCGCCGCGGGTGAGCGGCTGTTCTCGCTGCTGGACCAGAGGCACCCCGTGGAGGACGCGCCGGGCGCCGCATCCGCTCCCGCGCTCGAGCGGGAGCTGCGGCTGGAGGACGTGGTCTTTTCCTACGGTGAGCGGCGGGCCTTGGACGGGTTGACGCTGTCGCTGCCGGTGGGACAGGTGGTGGCGCTGGTGGGTCCGAGTGGCGGAGGCAAGAGCACGCTCACCCAGTTGCTCCTGCGCTTCGAGCGTCCGGGCTCGGGCCGCTTCCTGCTCGATGGCGTGGACGCGGATCGCTACACGGCGGCGAGTGTGCGGGCGAAGTTCGCGCTGGTGACTCAGGAGCCCCTGCTGTTCTCGGGCAGCGTCCTGGAGAACCTGCGCATGGCCAGGCCGGACGCCTCGCGCGAGGACGTGGAGGCGGCGGCGCGAGTGGCCCACGCGGACGGTTTCATCCGGGCGCTGCCCGAGGGCTACGACACGCGCGTGGGTGAGCGAGGGGCGAAGCTGAGCGGAGGCCAACGGCAGCGGTTGTGCATCGCTCGCGCGGTGTTGTCGCGCGCTCCGGTGCTGGTGTTGGACGAGGCGACGAGCAGCTTGGATCCGGAGAGCGAGCGCGAGGTGCAGGCGGCGCTCGCGCAGGTGCTTCCGGGACGCACCGCGGTGGTGATCGCCCATCGCCTGTCGACGGTGGTGGACGCGGATCGCATCTGCGTGGTGGAGGCGGGGAAGATCGTGGAGCAGGGCCGCCACGAGGAGTTGCTGGCGCGCGGCGGGCGGTACTCGGCGCTGTGGTCGCTGCAGTCGGGGGCCGAGCGGGGCGCGGCGTGACCTTGCCGGGCGTGGTGGGCAAGGGACTCCGGGCGCTGTTGGGACTGGTACTGCTCGTCGTCGGATGGGCCGGATTCTTCACCCTGGCGGCCGTCTACGCGGATTACCCGGTGGTTCCTGTCTCGCCGCCACCGGGCGGGGCCTTGGGGCCTCGGGGCGCCTTCCACGTTCACACCACGCGTTCGGATGGGCGAGGCTCGGAGGGGGAGGTCGCCGCGGCGGCGAAGGCGGCGGGCCTGGATTTCGTGGTGCTCACGGATCACAACGACTTCGCGCCGCGTGAGCCCGCTTTCATCGACGGGGTGTTGATGGTGCCGGGAGTGGAGTTCTCCACGGCCCATGGGCACCTCGTGGGGTTTGGCTTGAAGCGTCCCCTGGAGGGCGTCCGGCGGTGGATGGACGGAGGCGAGGCGGAGAAGGCGGTGCGCGACGCGGGGGGCGTGAGTGTGCTGGCCCATCCCGTCCAGACGCGCAATCCGTGGCGCCATGAAGAGGCCGCGCGGCGGGCCGACGGCTACGAGCTGTACTCCGCGGATACCTTCTTCCGCGACGCGACGCACAGACCTTTCAGCCGGCTGTTGCCCGCGTTGGGGGCGTTGCTGGGCAATCCGGTGCACGGGGTGATGATGCTCGTGGAGCCCGGTCCGGAGCCGATGGCGCGCCTGCTGGAATTGGAGCGGGAGAAACCCCGGCTGGCGTTGTGCGCGCACGATGCGCACGGCCTGCCTCGCTACGAGGACGTCTTCAGGTCGATGGCGATGTATTTGCCGCCCTCGGCCGATGGGTCCTCCGAGGCCCTGTCCGGGGACGCGAAGGAGGCCGCGGAGCGGGTGGTGCGGGGGCTCGCGAGTGGACACGCCGTGTGTGCGTTCCGGGCGTTGGGCGAGCCGGCCGGCTTCGCGCTGGAGGGCCTGACGCCGGGCGCTCGCGAGGCTCACGTGGGTGACGTGCTCACGGTGCGCTTGCCGCCTGGGAGCGGGAAGGGCGTGCGGATCGAGGTCTGGGGCGCGGGGCGGTTGCGGCCGGATGGGGTCTCGGTGGAACTGATGGCGGAGGGGGCGGTGCAGGTGGAGGCGTGGGTGCTCGCGCCGGGAGGCTTCTTCGGCGCGCGGTGGCGGCCGTGGATCGTCCCGAGCCCCATCCAGGTGTTGCCCCGG from Melittangium boletus DSM 14713 includes the following:
- a CDS encoding DUF4388 domain-containing protein encodes the protein MSVYTRGSVKTLLLVESHPPTREHLTGVLSQAGYTVRAVGEPGSAMEHFVADNPGVVVMSVDMPRLDGAHVGHLIRNYSLGARVPIVAIDKGHLGRARGVAALVDLKVNAYVADPLKPGELVGKIQSLAAASEQNAAPLKGLLAMLVRPAVLSGDLKGFPLPALLVSLYRLRRDGVLVVAHRDLTRRVFFAQGSAVNYDSSARQDALPNYLLQRQVLTEAQAERVVQALGTGLRIGAALNEAGVEAAGEELLHLLRDYTMDRLAQVIGMREGRYAFYPGDEFQSEVATVETPALAPILDGARRAMPLKTLAAPLRTHQGEFPVRTSDFGKDLGALGLNTEDLKIAMQINGRIALRDLLAHGRGDLRRGYSLMWFLRLVGDLGFSQTPVAQGPGEVAVVPDIIAPRKRKALPAETAASLREESVRIITGSYFRCLGLDITAEAEAVERAYQELATRFHPDSYAEFDTSEMKDLLDSVQEKLSAAYRVLAVEEKRKAYLQYLVSRVDVGRATTVNVDAELMLRRGEAALKRKQYRSAIIHFEEAVTLNPQEPEYYSYLAWVTFLAGVGPQEDRARAAQKVLRKALALNPYLERALIISAIIDSEMSDESSARKKLLKVLELNPHSQLAKAALRKVGR
- a CDS encoding ABC transporter ATP-binding protein, with translation MFQVLRRLLGYARPHVGVLVAAFLCMALLGLGTGAYAYLMGPALRFLLSGGENGFGGAQPVPWLSSVSRETALWGFPVVMLIVGAIKGVGYLGQFYFMGLFAQKTVADLRRALFIRLTSLSPAQLGRERTGDLLSRFTSDVQAVEAAAMYTVGSYLRDSLQIVVLAGVALSLSPLLGGLMLCVLPLAALPASRLTRKALKGTREGQVQLGHIAGQLQEGLGGMRTIQAFNGQAAELERFSSHAREHEEALVRAAWARGGVPGVMEVLAAAALAGALAYAAATHAMEPESLLSFLTAVVLVYQPVKDLGRVTQFAMQAGAAGERLFSLLDQRHPVEDAPGAASAPALERELRLEDVVFSYGERRALDGLTLSLPVGQVVALVGPSGGGKSTLTQLLLRFERPGSGRFLLDGVDADRYTAASVRAKFALVTQEPLLFSGSVLENLRMARPDASREDVEAAARVAHADGFIRALPEGYDTRVGERGAKLSGGQRQRLCIARAVLSRAPVLVLDEATSSLDPESEREVQAALAQVLPGRTAVVIAHRLSTVVDADRICVVEAGKIVEQGRHEELLARGGRYSALWSLQSGAERGAA
- a CDS encoding PHP domain-containing protein, with translation MTLPGVVGKGLRALLGLVLLVVGWAGFFTLAAVYADYPVVPVSPPPGGALGPRGAFHVHTTRSDGRGSEGEVAAAAKAAGLDFVVLTDHNDFAPREPAFIDGVLMVPGVEFSTAHGHLVGFGLKRPLEGVRRWMDGGEAEKAVRDAGGVSVLAHPVQTRNPWRHEEAARRADGYELYSADTFFRDATHRPFSRLLPALGALLGNPVHGVMMLVEPGPEPMARLLELEREKPRLALCAHDAHGLPRYEDVFRSMAMYLPPSADGSSEALSGDAKEAAERVVRGLASGHAVCAFRALGEPAGFALEGLTPGAREAHVGDVLTVRLPPGSGKGVRIEVWGAGRLRPDGVSVELMAEGAVQVEAWVLAPGGFFGARWRPWIVPSPIQVLPRSGAR